The DNA segment GAAGTCGGCGGGGACGTTCCCGAAGGTGTCGGTCACCGTCGAGGGCGAGTAGTACTCCTCGTCACCCCACTGCTCGAGGACGCCGCCCGTGCCCGTAAAGCAGAGCCCGGCGGCCATCAGCCCGAGGTTTCTGACCTTCTCGGGGTGGAGTGCGGCGTACATCACGCTCATCGTTCCGCCCATGCAGTAGCCGAGGATGTTGATCGAGTCCTGGCCCGAACGCTCGCGGACCACGTCGACGCAGTTGTCGGTGTAGCGCTGGACGTAGTCCTCGAGGGTGAGCCCTGCGTCCATCGCCGAGGGCTCGTTCCAGTCGATCATGTAGACGTCGAAGCCGTTCTCGAGCAGCGTGCGGATGACGCTGCGGTCGGGCTGCAGGTCGAGGATGTACGGCTTGTTGATCAGCGCGTAGACGATGAGGATCGGGACGTCGTGTTGCTCCTCGGTCTGGGACTCGTAGTGGAGCAGTTCGAGCTTGTTCTCCTCGTAGACGACCTCGCTCGGCGTCTGGCCGACGTCGACATCGGCCAGCCGTTCGAGCTGTTCGGGCGCGTCGGCGCCCTTCTCGAGCGCGTCGGCGGTCTTCTCCCAGCTCTTCCGGTAGAGGTCGAGCCCGGCGGTGAAGGGGTTCGGGTTGGAGGCCGTCATTCTTCGTCTTCGAGGTGGTCGATGACCGTGTCGAGTTTCCGCTCGACGGCGTGCTGGCGGCGCTCGAGTTCGATCAGTCGCTCGCCGACCTCTTGGACGTCGCGCTTGGTGGCGAAGCCGAGGGTGTGGAGCGTCTCGTCGGCGAGATCGTCGATCTGCTGCTGATACTCGAGTGCCTCCTCGACGGTCTGGCCCGTCGTCGCCGCGAACGCCGTCGTATCGGCGACCTCCTTGAACGCCTCGTTGGCTGCGTTGAGCCAGATGTCGCGGAACTCCTCGGGCTCGACGTCCTCGCCGCTCATCGCGTCCATCGAGCGCTCGTAGGCCTGCTGGGACGCCTCCATCCACGTCGTGTACGCGTTGGCGGTTCCCTCGAAGGCCTCACCCATCTGTTCGGGATCGCTCGTCTGCTCGAGCGTCTCGAACCAGGACTCGACGAACTGGGTCTGGGCCTCGACGTTCTGTTCTAGACTCTGTGCGAACTGCTGGTTCATGGCTTGCATGAACTCGTTCCACTGGTTTGGTTCTGACATGGGTAGCTCCGTTTCGCTCATCGTTTGTAGTATGGTCGGCCGCATTGAAAAGGCTAAAGGTTCATCGCTCGTTCGCGTCCTCGGCTGGCTCGACGACGACCTCGGTTCGCGCTCGCGTCCGATCCGCGGCGTCTCCCCTCGGGCGAGCGTCGACCATCGAGGCGTACTGTTCGACGAGTTCGTCGTAGGCTGCGGCGTTCTCCGCCGCGAGCCGGTCGACGGCGTCCCACGACTGCGCGTGGAACTCGAGCAGCGTCGTGAACCCCTCGTCGACGGCCTCCTGGCCTGCCGCGGCGCCCGCGCCGGGGAGCGCCTCGAAGTAGGCGTCGACCGCACGCTGGGTCGCCTCGACGTTCCGGCGCTGAGTCTCCTCCTGCGCGTCGAGGACGTCGCGAAACGCCTCGACGGCCTCGCGCTGAGTCGCGAGTCCGCGCCCGAACGCCCAAGTGCTCCGCCGCAGCATCGTCGACTGTGCGTCGAACGCTCGTTCCATGGGCGTCTCAGTCATCGTCGTCGCCTCCCGTATCGAGGGGAATGACTATCGTCTGAACGATGTCGCCCTCGTCGATGTCGAGCGCCTCGCGCTCCGCGTCGGGGATGCTGATGCGCCCGCCGCTCTGGACGCGCGTCTTGAACGTCGCCGCCTCCATGCTCATCGCCGAGAGCCCGGAGAGCCCGCCCAGACCGCCCGTCGGTACGGACGGGGCCGCGCCGTCGTTCATCTTCGACATCCACTCCGCGAACAGCTTCTGTTGCTGTCCGACGGCCTCCTCGCTCGCCTCCTGCATCTGGTTCGCGAACATCGCAGGCGGCCACCACGGATTGTCACCCTCGTTCGTCATCTATTCGTGAGAAGGGACGCCACCGGGATAAGCGTTACCTAGAGATGCCACGAGATACCCTCAAGTGGTGTTCAATGTCGAATTCGGGGGCCTCGCTCGGGGTTACCGACCCGCCTCGCCCTGCGAGAGGAGCACGACCATCGACAGCCCCGAGACGACCACGAGCAACAGCGCGGGAACCGCGGCGTACTGGAAGTACGCCGCCTCCTGTGCGCGCCAGATGTGGGTGACGAGCGACTCGAAATCCGTCGGTCGGAGGATCAGCGTCGCCGGCAGTTCCTTCATCGTCGTCAGGAAGACCAGCGCCGCTCCGGCGACCACGCCGGGGGCGATCAGTGGGAGGGTGACCCGGCGGAAGGCCCGGTGGGGGGTCTCGCCGAGCGTGCGTGCTGCCTCGACGAGGCGTGGATCTACCTGTCGGGTGGTGGTCCGGATCGCGCCGACGGCCTGGGGCATGAACCGGACGGTGTAGGCGAACACCAGAAGCGGGATCGTCTGGTAGAGCCCCGGCAGGTAGCCCGCGCCGAAGTAGACCAGCGCGAGCGCCAGGACGACCCCCGGAACCGCGAAGCCGACGTACGTCGCGCGCTCGAACACCGTCGAAAGCGGGCCGTCGTCGGTGGCGGCGAAGTACGCCACCGGCAGCGCCGCGAGCGTGGCGACGAGCGCCGCGACTCCCGCGACCCAGACGGAGTTGAACGCGAACGCCCACTCGAAGGCGAGCGACGGCCGTCCTCCGGTCTCGGCGGTGACCAGCCACAGACCGAGGATCCAGATCGGTACGACCAGCGCGAACACGGCGATCGACGCCGGCAACAGCGTCGCGGGCCAGCGAAGCCTCCCGAGCGGGACGACGGCCTCGCCGGGGGTCTCGCCGAGGTCGCCGTGGATCGTTCGCTCCGACCGGACCCACCGTTCGAGCGCCAGCACGGCGATCACGATCACGAGCAGCTGCAACGAGAGCAGCGCCGCGTAGTCCTGTCCGAAGGCGTTGTACTCGACGTAGATCTGCCGGGTGAACACGGGCAGGCGCATGATCGTCGGCGTCCCGAAGTCGGAGACGGCGTACAGCGCGGCCAGCAGCGCCCCCGCGGCGATCGCGGGGCGGATGTGGGGGAGCGTCACCCGCCGGAACGCCGACCACCGCCCGTGGTTCAGCGTCCGCGCGGCGTCGACGAGCGTCGTGTCGAACGAGAGCAGCGCGGCCCGAGCCGTGAGGTAGACGTAGGGATACGTGTAGAGCGTGATGACGGCGACCGTGCCCGGGAAGCCGTAGATCTCGGGCAGGCGCTCGATCCCCAGCGGGGCGAGCAGCGAGTGGAACTCGCCTCGTGGACCGAACGCCGAGACGAACGCGAACGCGCCGATGTAGCTGGGGATCACGAGCGGCAGCGAGACGACGATCGACCAGAACCGCCGGAACGGCAGGTCCGTCCGAACGGTGAGGAACGCCAGCGGAACGCCGATGAGAACGGATAGAACGGTGACGGCGGCCATGAGCAGCAGGCTGTTGACGACCACCTCGACGGTCGCGGGACGGGCCAGCATCGACAGCGCGCGCTCGGGATCGACGGTCGCCGCCTGGAGGACGAGCCACGTCAGCGGGAACACGACGATCGCGGCGATCGCGCCGCATAGAAGCGCCAGTCCGAACGGGAGACCGTGGATTCGCGAGCGCAGCGAGGTGGGAACGACTGATCTCATCGGTGGTGAATTCGAGGAGTCCGGACGGACGCGGCCCCGTCGCGTTCCGATCGCGCCGCAGCCCCTCTCTCGGAAGGGATCGTGGTTCAACGGATATAAGGTTTAGGTTAGCCTAATCGCCTCGCATGGAGCTGACCAGGCGGGACGCGCTCGTCGCGCTCGGCGCCGTCGGTGCCAT comes from the Halalkalicoccus sp. CG83 genome and includes:
- a CDS encoding poly(R)-hydroxyalkanoic acid synthase subunit PhaE, coding for MSEPNQWNEFMQAMNQQFAQSLEQNVEAQTQFVESWFETLEQTSDPEQMGEAFEGTANAYTTWMEASQQAYERSMDAMSGEDVEPEEFRDIWLNAANEAFKEVADTTAFAATTGQTVEEALEYQQQIDDLADETLHTLGFATKRDVQEVGERLIELERRQHAVERKLDTVIDHLEDEE
- a CDS encoding AbrB/MazE/SpoVT family DNA-binding domain-containing protein, producing the protein MTNEGDNPWWPPAMFANQMQEASEEAVGQQQKLFAEWMSKMNDGAAPSVPTGGLGGLSGLSAMSMEAATFKTRVQSGGRISIPDAEREALDIDEGDIVQTIVIPLDTGGDDDD
- a CDS encoding ABC transporter permease, which gives rise to MRSVVPTSLRSRIHGLPFGLALLCGAIAAIVVFPLTWLVLQAATVDPERALSMLARPATVEVVVNSLLLMAAVTVLSVLIGVPLAFLTVRTDLPFRRFWSIVVSLPLVIPSYIGAFAFVSAFGPRGEFHSLLAPLGIERLPEIYGFPGTVAVITLYTYPYVYLTARAALLSFDTTLVDAARTLNHGRWSAFRRVTLPHIRPAIAAGALLAALYAVSDFGTPTIMRLPVFTRQIYVEYNAFGQDYAALLSLQLLVIVIAVLALERWVRSERTIHGDLGETPGEAVVPLGRLRWPATLLPASIAVFALVVPIWILGLWLVTAETGGRPSLAFEWAFAFNSVWVAGVAALVATLAALPVAYFAATDDGPLSTVFERATYVGFAVPGVVLALALVYFGAGYLPGLYQTIPLLVFAYTVRFMPQAVGAIRTTTRQVDPRLVEAARTLGETPHRAFRRVTLPLIAPGVVAGAALVFLTTMKELPATLILRPTDFESLVTHIWRAQEAAYFQYAAVPALLLVVVSGLSMVVLLSQGEAGR